The genomic interval CGCTGGATTTCGTCGACTCGACGCGGCAGTCGCCGCCGTAGCGGACCGATGCGCCGCTCGAAGCCCGGGCCCGGAGCTCCTCCGAGCAGGTTACCGTGATGTCGGAGCCGCTCGAAGCCTGGACGTCGGCACGCGTCGAGACCAGTTCTGCGGCGTTGATCTTGCCGGCCGAACTGCTGCTGCCTTCGAACAGGATCGTGCCCCCTTTGAGTACGATGTCGGCGGCGCTCGATGCGCCGGCCGTGCACGACTGCGCTTTGACCTCGGCACGGACCGTGGCGGCGCTCGACGCGTCGATGTCGCACGTCGCGGCCTTGACCGTCGCCTTGACCGTCGCGGCGCTTGAAGCGTCGATGTCGCACGACTGGGCTTTGACCGACGTCTGGATCTCTGCGGCGCTGGAGGCCTTGACCCGCAGCGCCGAGGTCTTGATCTCGACCTCCTTGCCCTGAATCTCGGCGGCACTCGATGCTTTGAGCAGCCGGAGCGTACGGTTGCCGACCGGAACGGTCACGGTCACCTTCACGTTGCGGACCTGCTTGATTTCGGGGTCGATCGTGATCCGGAGTTCCCGGGCTTCGGCCTGTACGACCACCCACTCCATCAGGTTGTCGTTGGCGTCGATGCGGATCTGGTCTCCCTGCTCCGTCAGGATGACGCGGATGGCGCGCGAGACGCTGATGGCATCGAATTCGGGGACCGGGATCTCCTTCGTGACGATATGGCTGTTGCCCTTGATTACTCTCTTGCCCTGCAGGGTGCTTGCGAAGCAGACGCTGCAGAGGGTGCAGGCGGCCGCCAGCATTACGAACGGTATGGTTATCAGCAGAAATTTTTTCATGACTCGCTGTTTTTAAGGGGTTCAGTTGTTTTCTTCGGTATTTCCGTGACGGATGCGACGGATCTGTCCGACGAGTTCGTCCCACGCCTCGTCGAGCGTGCGGAGGTATTCGTGGCCCTTCTCCGTGAGGGTGTAGTATTTGCGGGGCGGGCCCTGGGGGGACTCTTCCCAGCGGTAGGTGAGCAGACCGGCGTTTTTCTGCCGGGTGAGGATCGGGTAGAGTGTACCCTCGACGACGATCATCTCGGCCTGTTTGAGTTCGGCGATGATCTTCGGAGCGTAGGAATCCCCGCGGGAGAGGATGGCGAGGATGCAGTACTCCAGAATTCCTTTGCGCATTTGCGCCTTTACGTTGTCTTCAGCCATGGTGTTTGAATTTTAACCTTTGGGGTTCTGCGGCACGACCAGCCAGAGGATGATGTAGACCCAGATGGAGAGTCCGCCGAGGAGGATCATGATGAGCAGGGCGACGCGCAGTTTCGAGACATCGAGTCCGAAGTAGTCGGCCAGGCCTCCGCAGACTCCGGCGATGATGCACTCTTCACGGGAGCGGTAGAGGTGTCGGTTGTTGTTTGCAGTCATTGTGTTTCAGGATTTTTTGCGGAACGGGTTGAATTTCCGGGCCGGTTCTTCGGGGATGACGAACCAGAGGATGATGTAGACCCAGATGGAGAGTCCGCCGAAGAGGATCAGCAGCAGCATCACGAGCCGGATCATCGTGGGGTCCGCATCGAAGAATTCGCCCAGCCCTCCGCAGATTCCTGCGATCGAGCGGTTGGTCCGGGACCGGTAGAGTTTTCGGGGCGGGTTCTGTGCCTGGTCGCTTCCCGTTTGCGCGGCGCCGCTCTCCGCTCCCGGGCGGCGGATCTCGCCGAAATCGGAGGGGTCCCCCATCTGGGCCATGGTGGCCCGGACGACCTCGATGGTGATGACGCGCATGGGGGATACGACCCGTTCGCGGAAGATCTCCGCCACGCGGGCTTCGATGTCGGCCATCGTTTCGGCATCGTCTTCGGGGAGCCGCCGGCGGATGTCGTCGAAGTAGCTGCTCAAAAGTTGGCAGGCATCCTGGTCGAGGGTGAACACCACCGAACCGATGCTTACGTTTACAGTCTCTTTCATGGTCGTAACGGCTTTTGCCGGGTAATTTTTTGCGGGTTTTACTATTTTGACAGTGCAAATATAAAACACTTTTTAGTATTATGCAATACAAAGTACTCGTTTTCTTGAAAATTTCTGCAAAAAAGTGCTTTTTCTCGGATTTTTGCCGGGAAAATGGCGATATTTGGAGTTCCGATGTTGCGTTTTGCCCGGCATCTTCGTCTTACAGATACCATGAAGGAATCCGAATTCACCGCTTTTGTCCTGCCGTTGCGCGACCGCATGTTCCGCTATGCGCAGAGCCTGCTGCTCTCGTCGGCCGAGGCGGAGGATGTGGTTCACGACCTGCTGATGCGCCTGTGGAGCGAACACGCGCGGCGGGAGATGCCCCGGAAGGTCGAGCCGTTCGTGATGACGGCCGTGCGCAACCGCTGTTGCGACCTGTTGCGCCGCCGTCAGGCGGACGAACGGCGCCGGGAGGCGGTTGCTGCGACGGGAGAACGCTCGATTGCGGCGGATGCCGAGGGGTGGGAGGTGCGCGAACTGGTGCGGCGGGCGCTGTCGGCCCTGCCGGAGCGGCAGCGGGAGGTGCTCCACCTGAAGGAGATCGAGGGGTACCCGACGCGGGAAATCGCCGCGATGCTCGGTTGCGACGAGGCGCAGGTGCGGGTGATCCTCTCCCGGGGACGGATGGCCCTTCGGGGTATTCTGCAAAAAATGAGAAACGATGAACGAACGACACGAACGGATTGAACGGCTGGCGGAACGCTGGCTGGAGGCGCGGGCGACCGACGCCGAGGAGCGGGAGCTGCGCGAGCTGCTGCGGACGACGGAGGGATTGCCGGAGTCGCTGCGCGAACTGTCGCTGCTTTTCGACGGGTTCGGGGCGCTTGCC from uncultured Alistipes sp. carries:
- a CDS encoding GIN domain-containing protein translates to MKKFLLITIPFVMLAAACTLCSVCFASTLQGKRVIKGNSHIVTKEIPVPEFDAISVSRAIRVILTEQGDQIRIDANDNLMEWVVVQAEARELRITIDPEIKQVRNVKVTVTVPVGNRTLRLLKASSAAEIQGKEVEIKTSALRVKASSAAEIQTSVKAQSCDIDASSAATVKATVKAATCDIDASSAATVRAEVKAQSCTAGASSAADIVLKGGTILFEGSSSSAGKINAAELVSTRADVQASSGSDITVTCSEELRARASSGASVRYGGDCRVESTKSSGGSIRKK
- a CDS encoding PadR family transcriptional regulator, whose protein sequence is MAEDNVKAQMRKGILEYCILAILSRGDSYAPKIIAELKQAEMIVVEGTLYPILTRQKNAGLLTYRWEESPQGPPRKYYTLTEKGHEYLRTLDEAWDELVGQIRRIRHGNTEENN
- a CDS encoding PspC domain-containing protein — encoded protein: MTANNNRHLYRSREECIIAGVCGGLADYFGLDVSKLRVALLIMILLGGLSIWVYIILWLVVPQNPKG
- a CDS encoding PspC domain-containing protein, yielding MKETVNVSIGSVVFTLDQDACQLLSSYFDDIRRRLPEDDAETMADIEARVAEIFRERVVSPMRVITIEVVRATMAQMGDPSDFGEIRRPGAESGAAQTGSDQAQNPPRKLYRSRTNRSIAGICGGLGEFFDADPTMIRLVMLLLILFGGLSIWVYIILWFVIPEEPARKFNPFRKKS
- a CDS encoding RNA polymerase sigma factor, which produces MKESEFTAFVLPLRDRMFRYAQSLLLSSAEAEDVVHDLLMRLWSEHARREMPRKVEPFVMTAVRNRCCDLLRRRQADERRREAVAATGERSIAADAEGWEVRELVRRALSALPERQREVLHLKEIEGYPTREIAAMLGCDEAQVRVILSRGRMALRGILQKMRNDERTTRTD